The DNA window CTGCTGATTGGCCCGTTGCTCTCGTGGCTGAGGATGCGCCGCGGGCACGAGCGGTATCGTGACACGCCGTGGTCGCTGCGACTCCCGGATCACGTCATCAGCGACCGGGGTCAACCGCTGAAGAAGAACCCGCAGGCCTGGGCGCAGGGATTCTTCGGCTTCGTGGTGGCGGGCGGACTGCTGCTGATCTCCGGCTGGGTGCTCGTGCGTGCGGGATTTTTCATGTGGAAGGACGCCGCCGAGTCGACGCATGGCGTCGCCAATCCTCTGGTCAGCCAGATCGAGTGGTTTCGGGCGATGAAGAAGGCGGTGCCGACTGCGTTGGTGGTGTCGGTGATCGAAGAGATCCTCTTTCGCGGGATCCTGCTCGGGATTTTCCTGCGGGCGATGCGACCCGCCGCCGCTATCGGCCTGCTGTCGTTCCTGTTCGCGTTCGTCCATTTCCTCGAACCGCCGGAAGGAGTTGTGATTGCCGATCCCGAGGCGTCGAATGCCGGCTTCCTGCTGCTGGGGCAGATTCTCGCGCGCTTCGCCGATCCGTTGTCGATGGTGAGCCGCTTCTCGGTGCTGTTCGCGGTCGGGGTCGTGCTGGGCGTGGCCCGCTGGCGGACGGCGTCGCTGTGGCTGCCGATCGGCCTGCACGCCGGTTGGATTTTCTGCTTCGCGCTTTTCAAGGCGTCGACGTGGCCGGTCCCCGGGCTGCCGGAAGTCGCGCAGTGGTTGGTCGGAATGAGCCTGCTCGAGGGCGTGCTGCCGCTGGCGGTGGTGGTCATCACCGGACTGGTGGTGGCGATGTTGACGAGGTCGCGGCCGGATGACGACGGACTCGATGCCTGAGGGGCGCGGGCTGCGGGCGCTTTTCGGGCGGGTGCTCGATGTCGTCTATCCCGGCGTCTGCCACCTTTGCGGAGACGGCGTGGCGGGTGGGCGGAATCTCTGCTCCGACTGTTCCGAAGCGCTTCCCGGCCTGGAGGCGCCGTTCTGCTCGGACTGCGGGGAGAGCTTCGACGGCGCGATCGACGCGGTTTTTTCCTGTCCGAACTGCCGTGACCAGGAGTTTGCCTTTGAGTTCGCCCGACCGGCGCTGGTCCGGTCGGACGGGGCGATGGAGCTGGTTCAGGATCTGAAATACGGGCGTCGTCTCGAACTCGCGCGGGAGCTTGCCTCGCTGGCAACCAGGGCCTTCGAAGATCCGCGGCTGTCGGAGGCGCTTGATTCGCGGTGGCCGCTCGTGCCGGTCCCGCTGCACCGGCGCCGGTTCCGCTGGCGGCAGTTCAACCAAGCGTTGGAAATCGCCCGTCCCATGGGCAAAGCGCTCGGTCTCCCGGTGGTAAAGATGCTCCGACGCAAGCGCGCCACGGTCACCCAGACCCGGCTGAGCCGGAGCCAGCGGCAGAAGAACCTCCGGGGTGCCTTCGAAGTGAGGCCGGGAACGGGCGAGAAGCCCGGCGTGGTGCTGGTCGACGACGTTTTCACCACCGGGTCGACCGCCCACGAGTGCGCCCGGGTGCTCCGCCGTGCCGGAGTTCAAAAGGTGGTTGTCGTGACGGTGGTGCGCGGCTAGCCTCGGGGCCAACGCATTCCGCGCGTTCTTTTTATTCCGAAAACCGACATGGGGATCTTCGACAAGCCGCCGCTCCGGAGGAACAAGGGTAAGGATGTTGTGCCGGAGGGACTGTGGACGAAGTGCCCGGACTGTTCGGCGATGCTCCACCAGCTCGAGCTGCGGCAGCACTTCCAGACTTGCCACCACTGCGGTCACCATTTCCTGATGGATTCCCATGACCGGATCGCGCTGATCGCCGATCCGGAGAGCTTCGAGGAGACGGATAATGAGCTGATCTCGGCGAACCCGCTCGGATTCGCCAACTACTCCGAGAAAACCGCGGGCCTGCGGGAAAAGACGCGGCTCAACGACGCGGTCGTGACCGGCCGACTGAAGATCGGCGGTAAGCCGGCGGTGATCGCCGTCATGGACTTCAAGTTCTTCGCCGGATCGATGGGCTCGGTGGTCGGTGAGAAAATCACCCGGGCGATCGAGATCGCGATCAAGGAGAAGCGTGGCGTGGTGATTGTCTCCG is part of the Haloferula helveola genome and encodes:
- a CDS encoding CPBP family intramembrane glutamic endopeptidase, which produces MARFPQSDVLKVFLYVAAMLVLGAALAPWLYNFGMGLAEVTADKDTNGVVEWLGRAAERSKDNFPRFYDRSVLLAALLLIGPLLSWLRMRRGHERYRDTPWSLRLPDHVISDRGQPLKKNPQAWAQGFFGFVVAGGLLLISGWVLVRAGFFMWKDAAESTHGVANPLVSQIEWFRAMKKAVPTALVVSVIEEILFRGILLGIFLRAMRPAAAIGLLSFLFAFVHFLEPPEGVVIADPEASNAGFLLLGQILARFADPLSMVSRFSVLFAVGVVLGVARWRTASLWLPIGLHAGWIFCFALFKASTWPVPGLPEVAQWLVGMSLLEGVLPLAVVVITGLVVAMLTRSRPDDDGLDA
- a CDS encoding ComF family protein, with product MPEGRGLRALFGRVLDVVYPGVCHLCGDGVAGGRNLCSDCSEALPGLEAPFCSDCGESFDGAIDAVFSCPNCRDQEFAFEFARPALVRSDGAMELVQDLKYGRRLELARELASLATRAFEDPRLSEALDSRWPLVPVPLHRRRFRWRQFNQALEIARPMGKALGLPVVKMLRRKRATVTQTRLSRSQRQKNLRGAFEVRPGTGEKPGVVLVDDVFTTGSTAHECARVLRRAGVQKVVVVTVVRG
- the accD gene encoding acetyl-CoA carboxylase, carboxyltransferase subunit beta, with the translated sequence MGIFDKPPLRRNKGKDVVPEGLWTKCPDCSAMLHQLELRQHFQTCHHCGHHFLMDSHDRIALIADPESFEETDNELISANPLGFANYSEKTAGLREKTRLNDAVVTGRLKIGGKPAVIAVMDFKFFAGSMGSVVGEKITRAIEIAIKEKRGVVIVSASSGARMQEGMLSLMQMAKTCGALARLSEAGLPYISVLTHPTTGGVTASFATIGDVNLAEPKCMIGFAGPRVVKETTHQNLPPGFQTAEFMLDHGLVDAIVPRVKLRDKLATLLGYMMA